A single Phragmites australis chromosome 4, lpPhrAust1.1, whole genome shotgun sequence DNA region contains:
- the LOC133915891 gene encoding secretory carrier-associated membrane protein 4, whose protein sequence is MAGRSRYDNPFEEGGADEVNPFADQAKRGVSADQSSYSGGAFYTTQSRAAPPSTRLSPLPPEPADFYNDFATPVDIPMDTSKDMKTREKELLAKEAELNRREKEIKRREEAAARAGIVLEEKNWPPFFPIIHHDIGNEIPVHLQRTQYVAFASLLGLILCLFWNIICVTAAWIKGEGPKIWFLAIIYFILGCPGAYYLWYRPLYRAMRNESALKFGWFFLFYLVHIAFCVYAAISPSILFVGKSLTGIFPAISLIGNSVIVGIFYFIGFALFCLESLLSMWVIQRVYLYFRGSGKEAEMKREAARSAARAAF, encoded by the exons GACCAAGCTAAAAGAGGAGTGTCCGCTGATCAGTCCAGCTATTCCGGAGGTGCATTCTACACAACG CAATCGCGCGCTGCTCCTCCGAGCACACGCCTTTCGCCTCTTCCTCCTGAGCCAGCTGACTTCTACAATGACTTTGCTACCCCAGTGGATATCCCCATGGACACAAGCAAG GACATGAAGACAAGGGAGAAGGAGCTTCTGGCCAAGGAGGCCGAGTTAAACAGGCGTGAGAAG GAAATCAAAAGACGAGAAGAGGCTGCAGCACGAG CTGGCATTGTATTGGAAGAGAAAAACTGGCCTCCGTTTTTCCCCATCATTCATCATGATATTGGCAATGAGATACCTGTCCATTTGCAAAGAACACAATATGTCGCCTTTGCGTCACTCTTAG GATTGATCCTGTGCCTGTTTTGGAACATCATCTGTGTTACTGCTGCTTGGATAAAAGGGGAAG GTCCTAAGATATGGTTTCTTGCAATCATATACTTTATTCTCGGATGCCCAGGTGCCTACTACCTTTGGTACCGGCCACTGTACCGTGCCATGAG GAATGAGAGTGCTCTGAAATTTGGATGGTTTTTCCTGTTCTACTTG GTCCATATCGCTTTCTGCGTGTACGCAGCTATTTCTCCTTCAATTCTCTTTGTGGGAAAATCGTTAAC AGGGATTTTTCCAGCAATCAGCTTGATAGGCAACAGTGTCATTGTTGGG ATCTTCTACTTTATTGGCTTTGCATTGTTCTGCCTGGAGTCTTTGCTGAGCATGTGGGTCATTCAG CGTGTTTACTTGTACTTCCGGGGCAGTGGGAAAGAAGCGGAGATGAAGCGGGAGGCGGCACGCAGCGCAGCAAGAGCAGCATTTTGA